A genomic window from Ideonella sp. WA131b includes:
- a CDS encoding glutamate--tRNA ligase: MTLNRPVRTRIAPSPTGYLHLGTARTALYSWAYARHHGGSFVLRIEDTDVARSTQASVDQILESMRWLGLAHDEGPFFQMQRLERYHQVVEQLIAQGLAYRCYATPEELDAMREAQRARGDKTLYDRRWRPEPGKVLPVPPEGVQPVVRFANPVDGAVTWDDLVKGLITIRNEEIDDLIILRPAPDNAPAGPAAWGVPTYNFAVVVDDMDMGITHVFRGDEHINNTPWQINLWHAIGGPGVQLPFFGHCPVILGEDGSKLSKRRGAVSVTAYKDAGYLPEAMLNYLARLGWSHGDDELFTLGQMVQWFDGSHLARSPAQWDPAKLAWVNAHHLKQAPDDRLAGLAREQLATRGVATDDLALLACAAALFKERCSTVVELADWCEMLFVALTPPEAELAAHVTDAVKPGLRALRERLADEALTPWDKAGIAAAIKAVLAECGLKMPQLAPAVRVLVCGRSQTPSIDAVLALFARPRVLAALQHV; this comes from the coding sequence ATGACGCTCAACCGACCCGTCCGCACCCGCATTGCCCCGTCGCCCACCGGCTATTTGCACCTCGGCACGGCGCGCACCGCGCTGTACTCCTGGGCCTACGCGCGCCACCACGGCGGCAGCTTCGTGCTGCGCATCGAAGACACCGATGTCGCGCGCTCCACGCAGGCGTCGGTGGACCAGATCCTCGAGAGCATGCGCTGGCTGGGCCTGGCCCACGACGAGGGCCCGTTCTTCCAGATGCAGCGCCTGGAGCGCTACCACCAGGTGGTGGAGCAACTCATCGCGCAGGGCCTGGCCTACCGCTGCTACGCCACGCCCGAGGAGCTCGATGCCATGCGCGAGGCGCAGCGCGCGCGCGGCGACAAGACGCTGTACGACCGCCGCTGGCGCCCCGAGCCCGGCAAAGTGTTGCCGGTTCCCCCCGAAGGTGTGCAACCTGTCGTGCGCTTCGCCAACCCGGTGGACGGCGCCGTCACCTGGGACGACCTTGTCAAGGGCCTGATCACCATCCGCAACGAGGAGATCGACGACCTGATCATCCTTCGGCCTGCACCCGACAACGCGCCGGCTGGCCCCGCCGCGTGGGGGGTACCCACCTACAACTTCGCCGTCGTCGTCGACGACATGGACATGGGCATCACGCACGTGTTTCGTGGTGACGAGCACATCAACAATACGCCCTGGCAGATCAACCTGTGGCACGCCATCGGCGGCCCGGGCGTGCAGCTGCCCTTCTTCGGCCACTGCCCGGTGATCCTGGGCGAGGACGGCAGCAAGCTCAGCAAGCGCCGCGGCGCGGTCAGCGTCACGGCCTACAAGGACGCCGGCTACCTGCCCGAGGCCATGCTCAACTACCTGGCTCGCCTGGGTTGGAGCCATGGCGACGACGAGCTGTTCACGCTGGGGCAGATGGTGCAGTGGTTCGATGGCAGCCATCTGGCCAGGAGCCCCGCGCAGTGGGATCCCGCCAAGCTGGCCTGGGTGAACGCGCACCACCTGAAGCAGGCGCCCGATGATCGGCTGGCTGGCTTGGCGCGTGAGCAGCTGGCAACGCGCGGTGTGGCGACTGACGACCTGGCGTTGCTGGCGTGCGCCGCGGCTCTCTTCAAGGAGCGCTGCAGCACCGTGGTGGAACTGGCCGACTGGTGCGAGATGCTGTTCGTGGCTCTCACTCCGCCCGAGGCCGAACTCGCCGCGCACGTGACCGACGCGGTCAAGCCCGGCCTGCGTGCGCTGCGCGAGCGTCTCGCCGACGAGGCCCTCACGCCTTGGGACAAGGCCGGCATCGCCGCCGCCATCAAGGCCGTGCTGGCCGAGTGCGGCCTGAAGATGCCGCAACTGGCACCGGCCGTGCGTGTGCTGGTGTGCGGCCGCTCGCAGACACCGAGCATTGACGCCGTCCTGGCGCTCTTTGCACGGCCGCGCGTGCTGGCCGCGCTGCAGCATGTCTGA
- a CDS encoding aminotransferase class III-fold pyridoxal phosphate-dependent enzyme, protein MTDPLTLTWLAAAAAAVALVPRAHRRLQLSLAKHPSLTGHSRMAQRVARLLPGYAYDEARFFAADEAPAEVVAQRRAGFGHLVATLNSRHAQSAAMTKRARPAISDLQFTGAYRVPFQFSPYLRERLALGSFVQRSDGITITDLDGEVFIDLTGSYGVNLFGADFYKACMAEGLARTADLGPVLGHYHPAVAWNAEQLKAISGLDEVSFHMSGTEAVMQAARLARYHTKRTHLVRFSGAYHGWWEDVQPGPGNPMPPKNVYTLKERDADTLRVLRTRKDIACVLVNPLQALHPNKAAPGDSSLIDSGRAAAYDKAATVAWLKELREVCTARGIVLIFDEVFMGFRLGVGGAQAYFGVQADMVTYGKTLGGGFPVGVVCGKAHLMKRYREERPADICFARGTFNAHPAVMGAMQVFLERLHSAPVKAMLADLDATWDARAARLNAQLVEAGVPVRVANLASVFTVTYTEPSRYNWMLQFYLRRERLLLSWVGSGRLIFSHNFSEAEFDEVCTRFVAAAQAMQADGWWWRGPAASNEAIRRSVLREALARRLSRV, encoded by the coding sequence ATGACCGATCCGCTCACCCTGACCTGGCTCGCCGCCGCCGCCGCCGCCGTGGCTCTGGTGCCACGGGCGCACCGCCGGCTGCAGCTGTCGCTGGCCAAGCACCCGTCGCTCACCGGCCACTCGCGCATGGCGCAGCGTGTGGCGCGGCTGCTGCCGGGTTATGCCTACGACGAGGCGCGCTTCTTCGCCGCCGACGAGGCACCGGCCGAGGTGGTGGCCCAGCGCCGCGCCGGCTTCGGCCACCTGGTGGCCACGCTGAACAGCCGCCATGCGCAGAGCGCGGCGATGACGAAGCGGGCGCGCCCGGCCATCAGCGACCTGCAGTTCACCGGCGCCTACCGCGTGCCCTTCCAGTTCAGCCCCTACCTGCGCGAGCGGCTTGCACTCGGCAGCTTCGTGCAGCGCAGCGACGGCATCACGATCACCGACCTCGACGGCGAGGTCTTCATCGACCTGACCGGGTCCTACGGCGTCAACCTCTTCGGGGCCGACTTCTACAAGGCCTGCATGGCCGAGGGCCTGGCGCGCACGGCCGATCTCGGCCCGGTGCTCGGCCACTACCACCCGGCCGTGGCCTGGAACGCCGAGCAGCTGAAGGCCATCAGCGGGCTCGATGAGGTGAGCTTCCACATGAGCGGCACCGAGGCCGTGATGCAGGCCGCGCGATTGGCGCGTTATCACACCAAGCGCACGCACCTCGTGCGCTTCAGCGGCGCGTACCACGGCTGGTGGGAAGACGTGCAGCCCGGCCCCGGCAACCCGATGCCGCCAAAGAACGTCTACACGCTGAAGGAACGCGACGCCGACACGCTGCGTGTGCTGCGCACCCGCAAGGACATCGCCTGCGTGCTGGTGAACCCGCTGCAGGCGCTGCACCCGAACAAGGCCGCGCCGGGCGACAGCAGCCTCATCGACAGCGGCCGTGCGGCGGCCTACGACAAGGCGGCCACGGTGGCGTGGCTGAAGGAACTGCGCGAGGTGTGCACGGCGCGCGGCATCGTGCTGATCTTCGACGAGGTCTTCATGGGTTTCCGCCTCGGCGTGGGCGGCGCGCAGGCCTACTTTGGCGTGCAGGCCGACATGGTGACCTACGGCAAGACGCTCGGCGGCGGCTTCCCGGTGGGCGTGGTCTGCGGCAAGGCGCACCTGATGAAGCGCTACCGCGAGGAGCGCCCCGCCGACATCTGCTTTGCGCGCGGCACCTTCAACGCCCACCCGGCGGTAATGGGGGCGATGCAGGTGTTCCTGGAGCGGCTGCACAGCGCGCCCGTGAAGGCCATGCTGGCCGACCTGGACGCCACCTGGGACGCGCGCGCTGCCCGGCTGAACGCTCAGCTCGTCGAGGCCGGCGTGCCGGTGCGCGTGGCCAACCTCGCCAGCGTGTTCACCGTGACCTACACCGAGCCCAGCCGCTACAACTGGATGCTGCAGTTCTACCTGCGGCGCGAGCGGCTGCTGCTCAGCTGGGTGGGCAGCGGGCGGCTGATCTTCAGCCACAACTTCAGCGAGGCCGAGTTCGACGAGGTCTGCACGCGCTTCGTGGCGGCGGCGCAGGCCATGCAGGCCGACGGCTGGTGGTGGCGCGGGCCGGCGGCCAGCAACGAGGCCATCCGCCGGAGCGTGCTGCGCGAGGCCCTGGCCCGGCGCCTGAGCAGGGTCTGA
- a CDS encoding glucose 1-dehydrogenase has product MRLLNKIAIVTGAASGFGEGIARLFAAEGAKVMLADINGAGAQAVATSIGAPSMANTCDVTQRSDIDSLVAATCQAYGGRIDIVVNNAGWTHRNGPLLDVDEATFDKVYAVNVKSIFHMVHAVVPLMRQQKSGVILNVGSTAGMRPRPGLTWYNSSKGAVNLMSKSLAVELGPDNIRVNAICPVMGVTGLLEQFMGMPDTPENRKKFLATIPLGRLSTPMDIAKAALFLASDDAEFITGVEFPVDGGRTV; this is encoded by the coding sequence ATGAGACTGCTAAACAAGATCGCCATCGTCACCGGCGCCGCCAGCGGCTTTGGCGAAGGCATCGCGCGCCTCTTCGCGGCCGAAGGAGCCAAGGTGATGTTGGCCGACATCAACGGCGCCGGCGCGCAGGCCGTGGCCACCAGCATCGGCGCGCCGTCGATGGCCAACACTTGCGACGTCACGCAGCGCAGCGACATCGACTCGCTCGTGGCCGCCACGTGCCAGGCCTACGGCGGCCGCATCGACATCGTCGTCAACAACGCCGGCTGGACGCACCGGAACGGCCCGCTGCTCGATGTCGACGAGGCCACCTTCGACAAGGTGTATGCCGTCAACGTGAAGAGCATCTTCCACATGGTGCACGCGGTGGTGCCGCTGATGCGCCAGCAAAAGAGCGGCGTCATCCTCAACGTCGGCAGCACCGCCGGCATGCGGCCGCGGCCGGGCCTGACCTGGTACAACAGTTCCAAGGGCGCCGTGAACCTGATGAGCAAGTCGCTCGCGGTCGAGCTGGGGCCCGACAACATCCGCGTCAACGCCATCTGCCCGGTGATGGGCGTGACGGGGCTGCTCGAGCAGTTCATGGGCATGCCCGACACGCCCGAGAACCGCAAGAAGTTCCTCGCCACCATTCCGCTGGGCCGGCTGTCGACGCCGATGGACATCGCGAAGGCCGCGCTGTTTCTCGCCAGCGACGATGCCGAGTTCATCACCGGCGTGGAGTTCCCGGTGGACGGCGGCCGCACGGTCTGA
- the psd gene encoding phosphatidylserine decarboxylase (Phosphatidylserine decarboxylase is synthesized as a single chain precursor. Generation of the pyruvoyl active site from a Ser is coupled to cleavage of a Gly-Ser bond between the larger (beta) and smaller (alpha chains). It is an integral membrane protein.), with amino-acid sequence MNATRRLRDRLLLQEDLNFLLTNRVPRHALTHFMGWFSGLRQPWLVKCSVAVWRLFTELDLAEAKKTRFNSLHEVFTRELKDGARPIDTRSEVLASPCDAIVGACGHVQQGQVLQAKGMPYPLHELLGSAAEATAWEGGSYLTLRLTSSMYHRFHAPADALVEHVRYISGDTWNVNPIALKRVERLFCRNERAVLNMRLGGGAEGHRLAVVPVAAILVASLRLHFLNLRLHLRYGGPAELPCQALVKKGEELGWFEHGSTIIVFAPPGFALADGVEPGARVRMGQALMTLPACSD; translated from the coding sequence ATGAACGCCACACGACGACTCCGCGACAGACTGCTGCTGCAGGAAGACCTCAACTTCCTGCTCACCAACCGCGTGCCGCGCCACGCGCTGACGCACTTCATGGGCTGGTTCAGTGGCCTGCGCCAGCCCTGGCTCGTGAAGTGCTCGGTGGCGGTGTGGCGCCTGTTCACCGAGCTCGACCTGGCCGAGGCCAAGAAGACGCGCTTCAACAGCCTGCACGAGGTGTTCACGCGCGAACTGAAGGACGGCGCACGCCCCATCGACACCCGCTCCGAGGTGCTGGCCAGCCCCTGCGACGCCATCGTCGGCGCCTGCGGCCACGTGCAGCAGGGCCAGGTGCTGCAGGCCAAGGGCATGCCCTATCCGCTGCACGAGCTGCTCGGCAGCGCCGCCGAAGCCACGGCCTGGGAGGGCGGCAGCTACCTCACGCTGCGCCTGACCTCGTCGATGTACCACCGCTTCCACGCGCCGGCCGACGCTTTGGTCGAGCATGTGCGCTACATCAGCGGCGACACCTGGAACGTGAATCCGATTGCGCTCAAGCGCGTCGAGCGGCTGTTCTGCCGCAACGAGCGGGCGGTGCTGAACATGCGGCTGGGGGGTGGCGCTGAGGGCCACCGGCTGGCGGTGGTGCCGGTGGCGGCCATCCTGGTGGCCAGCCTTCGGCTGCACTTCCTGAACCTGCGGCTGCACCTGCGCTACGGCGGCCCGGCCGAACTGCCCTGCCAGGCACTGGTGAAGAAGGGCGAGGAGCTCGGCTGGTTCGAACACGGCTCCACGATCATTGTCTTCGCGCCCCCGGGTTTTGCGCTGGCCGACGGTGTGGAGCCGGGTGCGCGTGTGCGCATGGGCCAGGCGCTGATGACGCTGCCGGCCTGCAGCGACTGA
- a CDS encoding galactosyldiacylglycerol synthase: MNSDTTPRVDLVWFNAGGGHRAAALALEQVMREQGRPWTVRRVNLTEVLDPTALFRRTLGFEPEDLYNKRLASGFTLGLAQELKLLQAGIRLAHQSLVQRLAAHWHRTAPDLVVSLVPNFNRALHDSLAQARPGVPFVTVMTDMADHPPAFWIEPTVAQHLVCGTAHAVQQALAAGLPPGRVHRASGMVLRPEFHAAPLGDRSSDRSAERAMVGLDNHTPTGLVLFGGTGSRVMTRIARALPDTPLVLMCGRNESLAAALRAQPARAPRVVVGFTAEVARWMRRCDFFIGKPGPGSLSEAVSQGLPVITTRNAWTMPQERWNTEWVQQHGLGLVLRRFAEVDEAVPQLLAELPAYRQRVQAQRNAAVFEVPQILERILREAPPTPAREAASSA, encoded by the coding sequence ATGAACTCCGACACCACCCCCCGCGTCGACCTCGTCTGGTTCAACGCCGGCGGCGGCCACCGCGCGGCAGCGCTGGCGCTGGAGCAGGTGATGCGCGAGCAGGGCCGGCCGTGGACGGTGCGGCGCGTGAACCTCACCGAGGTGCTGGACCCCACCGCCCTGTTCCGCCGCACGCTCGGCTTCGAGCCCGAGGACCTGTACAACAAACGCCTGGCCAGCGGCTTCACGCTCGGCTTGGCGCAGGAGCTGAAGTTGCTGCAGGCCGGCATCCGTCTGGCGCACCAATCCCTGGTGCAACGCCTGGCCGCGCACTGGCACCGCACCGCACCCGACCTGGTGGTGTCGCTGGTGCCCAACTTCAACCGCGCGCTGCACGACAGCCTGGCGCAGGCGCGCCCGGGCGTGCCCTTCGTGACGGTGATGACGGATATGGCCGATCACCCGCCGGCGTTCTGGATCGAGCCCACGGTGGCGCAGCACCTGGTGTGCGGCACCGCGCACGCGGTGCAGCAGGCCCTGGCCGCCGGCCTGCCGCCGGGGCGCGTGCACCGCGCCAGTGGCATGGTGCTGCGGCCCGAGTTCCACGCCGCGCCACTGGGCGACCGAAGCTCGGATCGGAGCGCCGAGCGCGCGATGGTCGGCCTCGACAACCACACGCCCACCGGCCTGGTGCTCTTCGGCGGCACCGGCTCGCGTGTGATGACGCGCATCGCCCGCGCCCTGCCCGACACGCCGCTGGTGCTGATGTGCGGCCGCAACGAATCGCTGGCCGCGGCCCTGCGGGCGCAGCCGGCGCGCGCCCCGCGTGTGGTGGTGGGCTTCACCGCCGAGGTGGCGCGCTGGATGCGGCGCTGCGACTTCTTCATCGGCAAGCCCGGCCCGGGTTCCTTGAGCGAGGCGGTGTCACAGGGCCTGCCCGTCATCACCACGCGCAACGCCTGGACGATGCCGCAGGAACGCTGGAACACCGAGTGGGTGCAGCAGCACGGCCTGGGCCTGGTGCTGCGGCGCTTTGCCGAGGTCGACGAGGCCGTGCCGCAGCTGCTGGCCGAGCTGCCCGCGTACCGCCAGCGGGTGCAGGCGCAGCGAAACGCAGCCGTGTTCGAAGTGCCGCAGATCCTGGAGCGCATCCTGCGCGAGGCCCCGCCGACCCCCGCGCGAGAGGCCGCGTCATCGGCCTGA
- a CDS encoding UDP-2,3-diacylglucosamine diphosphatase: MRRDDIAALAAQPLPAAADDEPGDRGERISVRTAWISDVHLGTPGCQATALLDFLRTVDCETLYLVGDIIDGWQLRRSWYWPQAHNDVVQKLLRKARKGTRVVFVPGNHDEFARKYLNHNFGGVDVVEEAIHELADGRKLWVTHGDYFDGVIQCAKWLAYVGDSAYELTLRLNRHFNSLRARLGLPYWSLSKYLKLKVKRAVSFIGDFETAVAREARAKGVHGVVCGHIHHAEMRMIDGVLYCNDGDWVESLTALVEHGDGRLEILDWSARGRAAKAGAEPVATGAVEPETVIVAS; the protein is encoded by the coding sequence ATGCGCCGTGATGACATTGCCGCCCTCGCCGCCCAGCCCCTGCCCGCCGCAGCGGACGACGAACCCGGCGACCGCGGCGAACGGATCTCGGTGCGCACCGCGTGGATCTCCGACGTGCACCTGGGCACGCCCGGCTGCCAGGCCACCGCGCTGCTGGACTTTCTGCGCACCGTGGACTGCGAGACGCTGTACCTGGTGGGCGACATCATCGACGGCTGGCAGCTGCGCCGCAGCTGGTATTGGCCGCAGGCGCACAACGACGTCGTGCAGAAGCTGCTGCGCAAGGCGCGCAAGGGCACCCGGGTGGTGTTCGTGCCGGGCAACCACGACGAGTTCGCGCGCAAGTACCTGAACCACAACTTCGGCGGCGTCGATGTCGTCGAAGAGGCCATCCACGAGCTGGCCGATGGCCGCAAGCTCTGGGTGACCCACGGCGACTACTTCGACGGCGTGATCCAGTGTGCCAAGTGGCTGGCCTACGTGGGCGACTCGGCCTATGAACTGACGCTGCGACTGAACCGCCACTTCAATTCGCTGCGCGCACGCCTGGGCCTGCCGTACTGGAGCCTGAGCAAGTACCTCAAGCTGAAGGTCAAGCGCGCCGTCAGCTTCATCGGCGACTTCGAAACCGCGGTGGCCCGCGAGGCCCGCGCCAAGGGCGTGCACGGCGTCGTCTGCGGCCACATCCACCATGCCGAGATGCGCATGATCGACGGCGTGCTGTACTGCAACGACGGCGACTGGGTCGAGAGCCTCACGGCGCTGGTGGAGCACGGCGACGGGCGGCTGGAGATCCTCGACTGGTCGGCCCGCGGGCGGGCCGCGAAGGCCGGCGCCGAGCCCGTGGCCACTGGCGCTGTCGAGCCTGAGACGGTCATCGTGGCTTCTTGA
- a CDS encoding aldehyde dehydrogenase family protein, whose amino-acid sequence MAQHFIAGQWVASSSGETLPVIDPATGQPFDEIPRGTAADIDAAVSAARAARNGAWGRMTATERGRILMRMSALILERQESLAQLEARDTGKPMSQARNDIVVAARYCEFYGGAADKLHGEHLPYLNDFQVVVVHEPYGVTAHILPWNYPAQMFGRSVVPALATGNAAVLKPSEDACMTPLALCGIAKEAGLPDGALNVVCGLGEEAGDALTHHPDIDFVTFTGSPEVGTIVQKAAAERTLKCVLELGGKSPHLVFEDADLERAATFVIKAITQNAGQTCSAGSRLLVQRSIYERFVAMVAERFAHTRAGTPEQDRDCGPLINRAQQQRVQGFIDRARASGLPVLAQGRVADGVHPGGYYVAPTLFGPVPRQHELACDEVFGPVLSAMPFEDEADAIALANATDYGLIAAVWTRDGGRQTRVARAMHCGQVYINAYGAGGGVELPFGGVKRSGHGREKGFLALQEFCTVKTIVQYHGP is encoded by the coding sequence ATGGCCCAACACTTCATCGCCGGGCAGTGGGTCGCATCATCCAGCGGCGAGACGCTGCCGGTGATCGACCCCGCCACCGGCCAGCCCTTCGATGAAATCCCGCGCGGCACTGCGGCCGACATCGACGCCGCCGTATCGGCTGCGCGCGCTGCACGCAACGGCGCCTGGGGCCGCATGACGGCCACCGAGCGTGGCCGCATCCTGATGCGCATGAGCGCGCTCATCCTCGAGCGCCAGGAGTCGCTGGCACAGCTGGAAGCGCGCGACACCGGCAAGCCGATGAGCCAGGCGCGCAACGACATCGTCGTGGCCGCGCGCTACTGCGAGTTCTACGGCGGCGCCGCCGACAAGCTGCATGGCGAGCACCTGCCCTACCTGAACGACTTCCAGGTCGTCGTCGTGCACGAGCCCTATGGCGTGACGGCGCACATCCTGCCCTGGAACTACCCGGCGCAGATGTTCGGCCGCTCGGTCGTGCCGGCGCTGGCCACCGGCAACGCCGCCGTGCTCAAGCCCAGCGAAGACGCCTGCATGACGCCGCTGGCCTTGTGCGGCATCGCCAAGGAAGCCGGGCTGCCGGACGGCGCGCTCAACGTCGTCTGCGGCCTCGGCGAGGAGGCCGGCGACGCACTGACGCACCACCCGGACATCGACTTCGTCACCTTCACCGGCAGCCCCGAGGTCGGCACGATCGTGCAGAAGGCCGCCGCCGAGCGCACGCTGAAGTGCGTGCTCGAACTCGGCGGCAAGAGCCCGCACCTGGTGTTCGAAGACGCCGATCTCGAGCGCGCCGCCACCTTCGTGATCAAGGCCATCACGCAGAACGCTGGCCAGACCTGCAGCGCCGGCAGCCGGCTGCTGGTGCAACGGAGCATCTACGAGCGCTTCGTGGCGATGGTGGCCGAGCGCTTCGCCCACACCCGCGCCGGCACGCCTGAGCAAGACCGCGACTGCGGCCCGCTGATCAACCGCGCCCAGCAGCAGCGGGTGCAGGGCTTCATCGACCGCGCCCGCGCCAGTGGCCTGCCGGTGCTGGCGCAGGGCCGCGTCGCCGACGGCGTGCACCCAGGCGGCTACTACGTGGCGCCCACGCTCTTCGGCCCGGTGCCGCGCCAGCACGAGCTGGCCTGCGACGAGGTCTTCGGCCCGGTGCTGAGTGCCATGCCCTTCGAGGACGAGGCCGATGCCATCGCGCTGGCCAACGCCACCGACTACGGCCTGATCGCTGCCGTCTGGACACGCGACGGCGGCCGCCAGACGCGCGTGGCGCGTGCCATGCACTGCGGGCAGGTCTACATCAACGCCTATGGTGCGGGCGGCGGCGTGGAGCTGCCGTTTGGTGGCGTCAAGCGCAGCGGCCACGGCCGCGAGAAGGGGTTTCTCGCCTTGCAGGAGTTCTGCACCGTGAAGACCATCGTGCAGTACCACGGGCCCTGA
- a CDS encoding MaoC family dehydratase N-terminal domain-containing protein, with translation MTIPPSTDDLATSLAHWRQWVGRSEHRHDTVTAAPLAGLAVLLDRDDAVPAAGQAIASLAHWLYFLPRARQGEIGPDGHARRGGLLPPVPLPRRMWAGGRFEFHQPLCVGDAITRESRITRVDAKAGRSGTLVFVTVRHEVSGPRGLALTEEHDIVYRELPAPGSPLPPPQPAPTDATFEREIVPDPVLLFRYSALTFNGHRIHYDRAYVTGVEGYPGLVVHGPLVATLLLDLLRQAQPAARITRFAFTAMRPLFDIHRFHVCGRALADGRVALWARDFEGALAMQAEAHTE, from the coding sequence ATGACCATCCCGCCATCCACCGACGATCTCGCCACCTCGCTGGCCCACTGGCGCCAGTGGGTGGGCCGCAGCGAACACCGCCACGACACGGTGACGGCCGCCCCCCTGGCCGGCCTGGCTGTGCTGCTGGACCGCGACGATGCCGTGCCGGCCGCCGGCCAGGCCATCGCTTCGCTGGCGCACTGGCTGTACTTCCTGCCGCGGGCCCGCCAGGGCGAGATCGGCCCCGATGGCCATGCCCGCCGCGGCGGCCTGCTGCCGCCCGTGCCCTTGCCGCGCCGCATGTGGGCCGGCGGCCGCTTCGAGTTTCACCAGCCGCTGTGCGTGGGCGACGCGATCACGCGCGAGTCGCGCATCACGCGCGTCGACGCCAAGGCCGGCCGCAGCGGCACGCTGGTGTTCGTGACGGTGCGGCATGAGGTCTCGGGCCCGCGCGGCCTGGCCCTCACCGAAGAGCACGACATCGTCTACCGCGAGTTGCCCGCGCCCGGCTCGCCGCTGCCGCCACCGCAGCCCGCGCCCACCGACGCCACTTTCGAGCGCGAGATCGTGCCCGACCCCGTGCTGCTGTTCCGCTACAGCGCGCTCACTTTCAACGGCCACCGCATCCACTACGACCGCGCCTACGTCACCGGCGTCGAGGGCTACCCGGGCCTCGTCGTGCACGGCCCGCTTGTTGCCACGCTGCTGCTCGATCTGCTGCGGCAAGCGCAGCCCGCCGCGCGCATCACCCGCTTCGCCTTCACCGCCATGCGGCCGCTGTTCGACATCCACCGCTTCCACGTCTGCGGCCGAGCGCTGGCCGATGGCCGCGTGGCGCTGTGGGCTCGCGACTTCGAGGGCGCGCTGGCCATGCAGGCCGAAGCCCACACCGAGTGA
- a CDS encoding zinc-dependent alcohol dehydrogenase family protein — translation MTIRAAVLETMGLPAPYAESRPLKIRDIELDDPGPGEVRVRVLAAGLCHSDLSVINGDRPRPLPMVIGHESTGEVLQLGPGVHDLAVGDRVVMVFMPSCGGCLPCQEGRPSLCEPGAASNGAGTLLGGMRRLRLNGQPLNHHVGVSCFAEECVVSRRSCVRVDASLSPAEAALFGCAVLTGAGAVFNTARLPAGSTAAVVGLGGVGFSALLAAVASGAREIVAVDLSDDKLALARELGATLTVNARDPDAAAQVRSATNGGVDCAFEMAGAIAAMELAWAITRRGGSTISSGLPHPDRRFALPPVQMVAEERTLRGSYLGSGVPARDLPRYIEMYRRGQLPVHRLMGEQLALGDINRGLDRLATGQAMRDVVMF, via the coding sequence ATGACCATCCGCGCCGCCGTGCTCGAGACCATGGGCCTGCCCGCCCCGTATGCCGAGAGCCGGCCGTTGAAGATCCGCGACATCGAGCTCGACGATCCCGGCCCCGGCGAGGTGCGCGTGCGCGTGCTGGCGGCCGGGCTGTGCCACAGCGACCTGTCGGTGATCAACGGCGACCGGCCGCGGCCGCTGCCGATGGTGATCGGCCACGAATCGACCGGCGAGGTGCTGCAGCTCGGCCCTGGCGTGCACGACCTGGCGGTGGGAGACCGCGTGGTCATGGTCTTCATGCCCAGCTGCGGCGGCTGCCTGCCCTGCCAGGAAGGCCGGCCTTCGCTGTGCGAGCCCGGTGCGGCCAGCAACGGCGCCGGCACCCTGCTGGGCGGCATGCGGCGGCTGCGCCTGAACGGGCAGCCGCTGAACCACCACGTCGGCGTGAGCTGCTTTGCCGAAGAGTGCGTGGTGTCGCGGCGCTCGTGCGTGCGGGTGGACGCGTCCTTGTCGCCCGCCGAGGCGGCCCTTTTCGGCTGCGCGGTGCTCACCGGCGCCGGGGCTGTGTTCAACACGGCGCGGCTGCCCGCGGGCAGCACGGCCGCGGTCGTCGGACTCGGCGGCGTGGGCTTCTCGGCGCTGTTGGCGGCGGTGGCCAGCGGCGCGCGCGAGATCGTGGCCGTGGATCTGTCGGACGACAAGCTGGCGCTGGCCCGCGAGCTGGGCGCCACGCTCACCGTGAACGCGCGCGACCCCGATGCCGCCGCACAGGTGCGCTCGGCCACGAACGGCGGCGTCGACTGCGCCTTCGAGATGGCCGGCGCCATCGCCGCCATGGAGCTGGCCTGGGCCATCACGCGGCGCGGCGGCAGCACCATCAGCTCGGGCCTGCCACACCCGGACCGGCGCTTCGCGCTGCCGCCCGTGCAGATGGTGGCCGAAGAGCGCACGCTGCGCGGCAGCTACCTCGGCTCGGGCGTGCCCGCGCGCGACCTGCCGCGCTACATCGAGATGTACCGCCGCGGCCAGCTGCCGGTGCATCGGCTGATGGGCGAGCAGCTCGCGCTCGGCGACATCAACCGCGGCCTCGACCGCCTGGCCACGGGGCAGGCGATGCGCGACGTGGTGATGTTTTAG